CGGACACCGTCACCAGGGTCTCGTCCCCGGGCGTGAGGACGGTGACCCCCTCCGGGGGCCGGATGTCCCGCACGTGCAGCACCTGCCCTACCTGGAGGCTGCTCACGTCCACCTCGAGGTGGGCGGGGAGGTCCGCGGGAAGGGCCTCGATCTCCACTTCCCGGAGGTGCTGCTCGAGGACCCCGCCCGCCCGGACCCCGGGGGCCTCACCCCGAAGCAGCACGGGGACCCGGGCCCGGACCCGCTCCTCGAGGCTCACCCGGTGCAGGTCCACGTGGAGGATGTCCCGGCGCAGGACGTGCCGCTGCACCTCCGCGATCATGGCCAGCTCGCTGCGCTCCGCGCCATTCTCCCGGATGGCAACGTCCAGGAGGACGTTACCGCCCGCGGCGGTGCGCAGGGCCGCCTCCAGGGACTTCGCCTCCACCGCGAGGGGCAGGGGCGCGATCCCTCGGCCATAGAGGATCGCAGGGATCTTCCCCTGGGCCCGGAGCTTCCGAGCAATCTCTTTTCCGACTTTTTTACGGACTTCGGCCTCCAGACGAACCCGCT
This sequence is a window from Armatimonadota bacterium. Protein-coding genes within it:
- a CDS encoding 50S ribosomal protein L25 produces the protein MERVRLEAEVRKKVGKEIARKLRAQGKIPAILYGRGIAPLPLAVEAKSLEAALRTAAGGNVLLDVAIRENGAERSELAMIAEVQRHVLRRDILHVDLHRVSLEERVRARVPVLLRGEAPGVRAGGVLEQHLREVEIEALPADLPAHLEVDVSSLQVGQVLHVRDIRPPEGVTVLTPGDETLVTVSAPEAVEEAPPEAEGATQPEVIRRGRAEE